In one Leishmania infantum JPCM5 genome chromosome 7 genomic region, the following are encoded:
- a CDS encoding cytochrome b5-like protein, which yields MHNLVLDVPRHMPLHPSGKRIIFDYAGEDSVRGFYVAHGLNEMEACAPSRLFAYCRTRGGGGGGGDLIGILTHT from the coding sequence ATGCACAACCTCGTGCTGGATGTACCGAGGCACATGCCGCTCCACCCCAGCGGCAAGCGCATCATCTTTGACTACGCCGGCGAGGACTCGGTGAGGGGGTTCTACGTGGCTCACGGCTTGAATGAAATGGAGGCTTGCGCCCCAAGTCGATTATTCGCGTACTGTCGCACtagaggaggcggcggcggcggcggcgacctcATAGGAATtctcacgcacacataa
- a CDS encoding phosphoacetylglucosamine mutase-like protein translates to MELEQTATSNPHAIFTSMFFNQLKRIIDSEFPLRHDPVKSPLTYGTAGFRFKAELLPPVAARVSMIAALRSVYCQGKRAAEGYSVPCTVGIMITASHNPYVDNGFKIIDVDGGMLAESWEKWCTRAANASSGSDLERVMMDCLAHDPRVFQPKQYSYCQVHFSRDTRPSGEEIVNAGLRTLHLLRNTTARSYPPVSTPCMHFAIAKANELGLADESLSPSYYNELLAGFEEMYRFASPGSQSSEKQGNPQQLVVDCANGIGSLTVKELINASRQQSDFVALATFFELHQVDCNCQDETVLNSKCGADYAKQHATPSAAMSAWPSTCPPGVNPIATHFYSLDGDADRVVAFLYDPKRDSKWVLLDGDRMSILYAMLLHKWLGEEQMRALDVAVVQTAYANGASTEFLEKQLHMQVHTSATGVKNLHPIAHAHDVGIYFEANGHGTVLLSEKVLTGAASTGPEKAALFAAMRRLMSQYCGDAIADMLMCEVALKALNLTFQDWADLYADRPCKQIKVTVAHRGRITNTPDERRALSPAGMQDEIDAAVSLALSRCEAARAFVRPSGTEPVVRVYAEATDPSVCESLSAEVAKIVEAYCS, encoded by the coding sequence ATGGAGCTCGAGCAAACGGCAACATCAAACCCACATGCTATTTTCACTAGCATGTTTTTCAATCAGTTAAAGCGTATTATCGACTCTGAGTTTCCTCTGCGCCATGACCCCGTGAAGAGCCCACTCACTTACGGAACGGCAGGATTTCGTTTTAAAGCTGAGCTTCTTCCACCAGTGGCAGCCCGTGTTTCCATGATAGCCGCACTTCGATCCGTGTACTGCCAAGGAAagcgagcagcagaaggTTACAGTGTACCCTGCACGGTGGGTATAATGATCACGGCATCTCATAATCCGTACGTGGACAACGGATTCAAAATTATCGATGTTGACGGAGGAATGCTTGCAGAGTCCTGGGAGAAGTggtgcacacgcgctgcaAATGCCTCGTCAGGAAGCGACCTGGAGAGAGTCATGATGGACTGCTTGGCGCATGATCCTAGAGTGTTTCAGCCGAAACAATACTCGTATTGCCAGGTGCACTTTTCCAGAGACACCAGACCGAGCGGCGAAGAAATCGTGAACGCAGGGTTGAGAACACTGCATCTTTTACGGAACACCACCGCAAGATCTTACCCGCCTGTTTCGACGCCTTGCATGCACTTCGCGATCGCAAAAGCCAACGAGCTCGGCTTGGCGGATGAGTCTCTGTCTCCATCTTATTATAACGAGCTTTTAGCTGGTTTCGAGGAGATGTATCGCTTTGCAAGCCCGGGCTCGCAGTCAAGTGAGAAACAAGGCAATCCCCAGCAACTCGTTGTTGACTGCGCCAACGGTATCGGCTCCCTGACGGTGAAGGAGCTCATTAACGCTTCCAGACAGCAATCCGACTTCGTAGCGTTAGCTACCTTTTTCGAGTTGCACCAGGTAGACTGCAACTGCCAGGATGAAACGGTGCTGAACAGCAAATGTGGAGCCGACTATGCAAAACAGCACGCAACGCCGTCTGCCGCAATGTCAGCGTGGCCAAGCACCTGCCCGCCAGGTGTGAATCCTATTGCCACACACTTTTACTccctcgacggcgacgcggacCGCGTTGTCGCATTTCTCTACGACCCAAAGCGGGATTCCAAATGGGTTCTGCTGGACGGTGATCGAATGTCCATCCTTTACGCAATGCTGTTGCATAAGTGGCTTGGTGAAGAGCAGATGAGGGCTTTGGATGTGGCTGTTGTGCAGACAGCCTATGCAAACGGCGCATCAACAGAGTTTCTCGAGAAGCAGCTCCACATGCAGGTGCATACCTCCGCCACTGGCGTCAAAAACCTTCACCCGattgcgcacgcgcacgacgTGGGAATCTACTTTGAGGCAAACGGCCACGGTACAGTGTTGTTATCTGAAAAGGTGCTCACAGGGGCTGCTTCGACCGGACCTGAAAAGGCTGCGCTGTTCGCCGCGATGAGGCGTCTGATGTCCCAGTACTGCGGCGATGCGATCGCTGACATGTTAATGTGTGAAGTTGCGCTGAAAGCTCTGAATCTTACATTTCAGGACTGGGCGGACTTGTACGCTGATCGTCCTTGCAAGCAGATCAAGGTCACTGTTGCACATCGTGGTCGAATTACGAACACCCCTGATGAGCGTCGGGCATTGTCGCCTGCCGGCATGCAGGATGAAATTGATGCCGCGGTCTCTCTGGCTTTGTCTCGttgcgaggcggcgcgagcTTTTGTCCGTCCTAGCGGTACGGAGCCGGTTGTGCGTGTTTATGCGGAGGCCACTGACCCGTCAGTGTGCGAGTCTCTCTCCGCAGAGGTCGCCAAGATTGTTGAAGCATACTGCAGCTGA